One window from the genome of Xiphophorus hellerii strain 12219 chromosome 16, Xiphophorus_hellerii-4.1, whole genome shotgun sequence encodes:
- the elavl3 gene encoding ELAV-like protein 3 isoform X12, whose translation MVTQIISTMETQVSNGPSGTSLPNGPVISTNGSTDDSKTNLIVNYLPQNMTQEEFKSLFGSIGEIESCKLVRDKITGQSLGYGFVNYVDPNDADKAINTLNGLKLQTKTIKVSYARPSSASIRDANLYVSGLPKTMSQKDMEQLFSQYGRIITSRILVDQVTAGISRGVGFIRFDKRNEAEEAIKGLNGQKPLGAAEPITVKFANNPSQKTGQALLTQLYQTAARRYTGPLHHQTQRFRFSPITIDSMTSLAGVNLTGPTGAGWCIFVYNLSPEADESVLWQLFGPFGAVTNVKVIRDFTTNKCKGFGFVTMTNYDEAAMAIASLNGYRLGDRVLQVSFKTSKQHKA comes from the exons CAGATAATCAGCACCATGGAAACGCAGGTGTCCAACGGTCCAAGCGGAACCAGTCTGCCCAACGGCCCAGTCATCAGCACAAATGGCTCCACAGATGACAGCAAAACCAACTTGATCGTCAACTATCTGCCTCAGAACATGACCCAGGAAGAATTCAAAAGTTTGTTTGGTAGCATTGGAGAGATCGAATCCTGCAAGCTAGTCAGAGATAAGATAACAG GTCAGAGTTTGGGATATGGTTTTGTAAACTATGTGGATCCAAATGACGCAGACAAGGCTATCAACACACTAAATGGTCTCAAATTGCAGACTAAAACAATCAAG GTATCATATGCCAGGCCAAGTTCAGCCTCCATCCGTGATGCCAACCTTTATGTGAGCGGACTCCCCAAAACCATGAGCCAGAAAGACATGGAGCAGCTGTTCTCCCAGTATGGTCGCATCATCACGTCCCGCATCCTTGTGGACCAAGTTACAG CAGGCATATCACGGGGAGTGGGCTTCATCCGGTTTGACAAGCGAAATGAAGCAGAGGAGGCCATCAAAGGACTGAACGGGCAGAAGCCTTTGGGTGCCGCTGAGCCAATCACAGTCAAGTTTGCCAACAACCCAAGCCAGAAAACAGGCCAGGCCTTACTGACTCAGCTGTACCAAACTGCTGCCCGTCGCTACACGGGACCCCTGCACCACCAGACTCAACGTTTCAG ATTCTCCCCCATCACCATTGACAGCATGACCAGTCTGGCCGGTGTCAACCTAACCGGTCCCACCGGAGCCGGCTGGTGCATCTTCGTCTACAACCTGTCGCCCGAGGCAGACGAGAGCGTCCTGTGGCAGCTCTTTGGGCCTTTCGGCGCTGTTACCAATGTCAAAGTCATCCGTGACTTCACCACCAACAAATGCAAGGGCTTCGGCTTCGTCACGATGACCAACTACGACGAAGCCGCCATGGCTATCGCCAGTCTAAATGGCTACCGCCTGGGCGATCGCGTGCTGCAGGTTTCCTTCAAAACCAGCAAGCAGCACAAGGCCTGA
- the elavl3 gene encoding ELAV-like protein 3 isoform X6, whose translation MVTQIISTMETQVSNGPSGTSLPNGPVISTNGSTDDSKTNLIVNYLPQNMTQEEFKSLFGSIGEIESCKLVRDKITGQSLGYGFVNYVDPNDADKAINTLNGLKLQTKTIKVSYARPSSASIRDANLYVSGLPKTMSQKDMEQLFSQYGRIITSRILVDQVTGISRGVGFIRFDKRNEAEEAIKGLNGQKPLGAAEPITVKFANNPSQKTGQALLTQLYQTAARRYTGPLHHQTQRFRLDNLLNASYGVKSSPPLFPRFSPITIDSMTSLAGVNLTGPTGAGWCIFVYNLSPEADESVLWQLFGPFGAVTNVKVIRDFTTNKCKGFGFVTMTNYDEAAMAIASLNGYRLGDRVLQVSFKTSKQHKA comes from the exons CAGATAATCAGCACCATGGAAACGCAGGTGTCCAACGGTCCAAGCGGAACCAGTCTGCCCAACGGCCCAGTCATCAGCACAAATGGCTCCACAGATGACAGCAAAACCAACTTGATCGTCAACTATCTGCCTCAGAACATGACCCAGGAAGAATTCAAAAGTTTGTTTGGTAGCATTGGAGAGATCGAATCCTGCAAGCTAGTCAGAGATAAGATAACAG GTCAGAGTTTGGGATATGGTTTTGTAAACTATGTGGATCCAAATGACGCAGACAAGGCTATCAACACACTAAATGGTCTCAAATTGCAGACTAAAACAATCAAG GTATCATATGCCAGGCCAAGTTCAGCCTCCATCCGTGATGCCAACCTTTATGTGAGCGGACTCCCCAAAACCATGAGCCAGAAAGACATGGAGCAGCTGTTCTCCCAGTATGGTCGCATCATCACGTCCCGCATCCTTGTGGACCAAGTTACAG GCATATCACGGGGAGTGGGCTTCATCCGGTTTGACAAGCGAAATGAAGCAGAGGAGGCCATCAAAGGACTGAACGGGCAGAAGCCTTTGGGTGCCGCTGAGCCAATCACAGTCAAGTTTGCCAACAACCCAAGCCAGAAAACAGGCCAGGCCTTACTGACTCAGCTGTACCAAACTGCTGCCCGTCGCTACACGGGACCCCTGCACCACCAGACTCAACGTTTCAG ACTCGACAATTTACTAAACGCCAGCTACGGAGTCAAGAG ttctcctcctctctttccCAGATTCTCCCCCATCACCATTGACAGCATGACCAGTCTGGCCGGTGTCAACCTAACCGGTCCCACCGGAGCCGGCTGGTGCATCTTCGTCTACAACCTGTCGCCCGAGGCAGACGAGAGCGTCCTGTGGCAGCTCTTTGGGCCTTTCGGCGCTGTTACCAATGTCAAAGTCATCCGTGACTTCACCACCAACAAATGCAAGGGCTTCGGCTTCGTCACGATGACCAACTACGACGAAGCCGCCATGGCTATCGCCAGTCTAAATGGCTACCGCCTGGGCGATCGCGTGCTGCAGGTTTCCTTCAAAACCAGCAAGCAGCACAAGGCCTGA
- the elavl3 gene encoding ELAV-like protein 3 isoform X4, whose product MVTQIISTMETQVSNGPSGTSLPNGPVISTNGSTDDSKTNLIVNYLPQNMTQEEFKSLFGSIGEIESCKLVRDKITGQSLGYGFVNYVDPNDADKAINTLNGLKLQTKTIKVSYARPSSASIRDANLYVSGLPKTMSQKDMEQLFSQYGRIITSRILVDQVTAGISRGVGFIRFDKRNEAEEAIKGLNGQKPLGAAEPITVKFANNPSQKTGQALLTQLYQTAARRYTGPLHHQTQRFSVIPSLGKGPDPNSSSNTILDNLLNASYGVKRFSPITIDSMTSLAGVNLTGPTGAGWCIFVYNLSPEADESVLWQLFGPFGAVTNVKVIRDFTTNKCKGFGFVTMTNYDEAAMAIASLNGYRLGDRVLQVSFKTSKQHKA is encoded by the exons CAGATAATCAGCACCATGGAAACGCAGGTGTCCAACGGTCCAAGCGGAACCAGTCTGCCCAACGGCCCAGTCATCAGCACAAATGGCTCCACAGATGACAGCAAAACCAACTTGATCGTCAACTATCTGCCTCAGAACATGACCCAGGAAGAATTCAAAAGTTTGTTTGGTAGCATTGGAGAGATCGAATCCTGCAAGCTAGTCAGAGATAAGATAACAG GTCAGAGTTTGGGATATGGTTTTGTAAACTATGTGGATCCAAATGACGCAGACAAGGCTATCAACACACTAAATGGTCTCAAATTGCAGACTAAAACAATCAAG GTATCATATGCCAGGCCAAGTTCAGCCTCCATCCGTGATGCCAACCTTTATGTGAGCGGACTCCCCAAAACCATGAGCCAGAAAGACATGGAGCAGCTGTTCTCCCAGTATGGTCGCATCATCACGTCCCGCATCCTTGTGGACCAAGTTACAG CAGGCATATCACGGGGAGTGGGCTTCATCCGGTTTGACAAGCGAAATGAAGCAGAGGAGGCCATCAAAGGACTGAACGGGCAGAAGCCTTTGGGTGCCGCTGAGCCAATCACAGTCAAGTTTGCCAACAACCCAAGCCAGAAAACAGGCCAGGCCTTACTGACTCAGCTGTACCAAACTGCTGCCCGTCGCTACACGGGACCCCTGCACCACCAGACTCAACGTTTCAG TGTGATCCCTTCACTTGGAAAGGGACCAGATCCAAATAGCAGCTCAAACACAAT ACTCGACAATTTACTAAACGCCAGCTACGGAGTCAAGAG ATTCTCCCCCATCACCATTGACAGCATGACCAGTCTGGCCGGTGTCAACCTAACCGGTCCCACCGGAGCCGGCTGGTGCATCTTCGTCTACAACCTGTCGCCCGAGGCAGACGAGAGCGTCCTGTGGCAGCTCTTTGGGCCTTTCGGCGCTGTTACCAATGTCAAAGTCATCCGTGACTTCACCACCAACAAATGCAAGGGCTTCGGCTTCGTCACGATGACCAACTACGACGAAGCCGCCATGGCTATCGCCAGTCTAAATGGCTACCGCCTGGGCGATCGCGTGCTGCAGGTTTCCTTCAAAACCAGCAAGCAGCACAAGGCCTGA
- the elavl3 gene encoding ELAV-like protein 3 isoform X5 yields the protein MVTQIISTMETQVSNGPSGTSLPNGPVISTNGSTDDSKTNLIVNYLPQNMTQEEFKSLFGSIGEIESCKLVRDKITGQSLGYGFVNYVDPNDADKAINTLNGLKLQTKTIKVSYARPSSASIRDANLYVSGLPKTMSQKDMEQLFSQYGRIITSRILVDQVTAGISRGVGFIRFDKRNEAEEAIKGLNGQKPLGAAEPITVKFANNPSQKTGQALLTQLYQTAARRYTGPLHHQTQRFRLDNLLNASYGVKSSPPLFPRFSPITIDSMTSLAGVNLTGPTGAGWCIFVYNLSPEADESVLWQLFGPFGAVTNVKVIRDFTTNKCKGFGFVTMTNYDEAAMAIASLNGYRLGDRVLQVSFKTSKQHKA from the exons CAGATAATCAGCACCATGGAAACGCAGGTGTCCAACGGTCCAAGCGGAACCAGTCTGCCCAACGGCCCAGTCATCAGCACAAATGGCTCCACAGATGACAGCAAAACCAACTTGATCGTCAACTATCTGCCTCAGAACATGACCCAGGAAGAATTCAAAAGTTTGTTTGGTAGCATTGGAGAGATCGAATCCTGCAAGCTAGTCAGAGATAAGATAACAG GTCAGAGTTTGGGATATGGTTTTGTAAACTATGTGGATCCAAATGACGCAGACAAGGCTATCAACACACTAAATGGTCTCAAATTGCAGACTAAAACAATCAAG GTATCATATGCCAGGCCAAGTTCAGCCTCCATCCGTGATGCCAACCTTTATGTGAGCGGACTCCCCAAAACCATGAGCCAGAAAGACATGGAGCAGCTGTTCTCCCAGTATGGTCGCATCATCACGTCCCGCATCCTTGTGGACCAAGTTACAG CAGGCATATCACGGGGAGTGGGCTTCATCCGGTTTGACAAGCGAAATGAAGCAGAGGAGGCCATCAAAGGACTGAACGGGCAGAAGCCTTTGGGTGCCGCTGAGCCAATCACAGTCAAGTTTGCCAACAACCCAAGCCAGAAAACAGGCCAGGCCTTACTGACTCAGCTGTACCAAACTGCTGCCCGTCGCTACACGGGACCCCTGCACCACCAGACTCAACGTTTCAG ACTCGACAATTTACTAAACGCCAGCTACGGAGTCAAGAG ttctcctcctctctttccCAGATTCTCCCCCATCACCATTGACAGCATGACCAGTCTGGCCGGTGTCAACCTAACCGGTCCCACCGGAGCCGGCTGGTGCATCTTCGTCTACAACCTGTCGCCCGAGGCAGACGAGAGCGTCCTGTGGCAGCTCTTTGGGCCTTTCGGCGCTGTTACCAATGTCAAAGTCATCCGTGACTTCACCACCAACAAATGCAAGGGCTTCGGCTTCGTCACGATGACCAACTACGACGAAGCCGCCATGGCTATCGCCAGTCTAAATGGCTACCGCCTGGGCGATCGCGTGCTGCAGGTTTCCTTCAAAACCAGCAAGCAGCACAAGGCCTGA
- the elavl3 gene encoding ELAV-like protein 3 isoform X13 translates to MVTQIISTMETQVSNGPSGTSLPNGPVISTNGSTDDSKTNLIVNYLPQNMTQEEFKSLFGSIGEIESCKLVRDKITGQSLGYGFVNYVDPNDADKAINTLNGLKLQTKTIKVSYARPSSASIRDANLYVSGLPKTMSQKDMEQLFSQYGRIITSRILVDQVTGISRGVGFIRFDKRNEAEEAIKGLNGQKPLGAAEPITVKFANNPSQKTGQALLTQLYQTAARRYTGPLHHQTQRFRFSPITIDSMTSLAGVNLTGPTGAGWCIFVYNLSPEADESVLWQLFGPFGAVTNVKVIRDFTTNKCKGFGFVTMTNYDEAAMAIASLNGYRLGDRVLQVSFKTSKQHKA, encoded by the exons CAGATAATCAGCACCATGGAAACGCAGGTGTCCAACGGTCCAAGCGGAACCAGTCTGCCCAACGGCCCAGTCATCAGCACAAATGGCTCCACAGATGACAGCAAAACCAACTTGATCGTCAACTATCTGCCTCAGAACATGACCCAGGAAGAATTCAAAAGTTTGTTTGGTAGCATTGGAGAGATCGAATCCTGCAAGCTAGTCAGAGATAAGATAACAG GTCAGAGTTTGGGATATGGTTTTGTAAACTATGTGGATCCAAATGACGCAGACAAGGCTATCAACACACTAAATGGTCTCAAATTGCAGACTAAAACAATCAAG GTATCATATGCCAGGCCAAGTTCAGCCTCCATCCGTGATGCCAACCTTTATGTGAGCGGACTCCCCAAAACCATGAGCCAGAAAGACATGGAGCAGCTGTTCTCCCAGTATGGTCGCATCATCACGTCCCGCATCCTTGTGGACCAAGTTACAG GCATATCACGGGGAGTGGGCTTCATCCGGTTTGACAAGCGAAATGAAGCAGAGGAGGCCATCAAAGGACTGAACGGGCAGAAGCCTTTGGGTGCCGCTGAGCCAATCACAGTCAAGTTTGCCAACAACCCAAGCCAGAAAACAGGCCAGGCCTTACTGACTCAGCTGTACCAAACTGCTGCCCGTCGCTACACGGGACCCCTGCACCACCAGACTCAACGTTTCAG ATTCTCCCCCATCACCATTGACAGCATGACCAGTCTGGCCGGTGTCAACCTAACCGGTCCCACCGGAGCCGGCTGGTGCATCTTCGTCTACAACCTGTCGCCCGAGGCAGACGAGAGCGTCCTGTGGCAGCTCTTTGGGCCTTTCGGCGCTGTTACCAATGTCAAAGTCATCCGTGACTTCACCACCAACAAATGCAAGGGCTTCGGCTTCGTCACGATGACCAACTACGACGAAGCCGCCATGGCTATCGCCAGTCTAAATGGCTACCGCCTGGGCGATCGCGTGCTGCAGGTTTCCTTCAAAACCAGCAAGCAGCACAAGGCCTGA
- the elavl3 gene encoding ELAV-like protein 3 isoform X10, with amino-acid sequence MVTQIISTMETQVSNGPSGTSLPNGPVISTNGSTDDSKTNLIVNYLPQNMTQEEFKSLFGSIGEIESCKLVRDKITGQSLGYGFVNYVDPNDADKAINTLNGLKLQTKTIKVSYARPSSASIRDANLYVSGLPKTMSQKDMEQLFSQYGRIITSRILVDQVTGISRGVGFIRFDKRNEAEEAIKGLNGQKPLGAAEPITVKFANNPSQKTGQALLTQLYQTAARRYTGPLHHQTQRFRLDNLLNASYGVKRFSPITIDSMTSLAGVNLTGPTGAGWCIFVYNLSPEADESVLWQLFGPFGAVTNVKVIRDFTTNKCKGFGFVTMTNYDEAAMAIASLNGYRLGDRVLQVSFKTSKQHKA; translated from the exons CAGATAATCAGCACCATGGAAACGCAGGTGTCCAACGGTCCAAGCGGAACCAGTCTGCCCAACGGCCCAGTCATCAGCACAAATGGCTCCACAGATGACAGCAAAACCAACTTGATCGTCAACTATCTGCCTCAGAACATGACCCAGGAAGAATTCAAAAGTTTGTTTGGTAGCATTGGAGAGATCGAATCCTGCAAGCTAGTCAGAGATAAGATAACAG GTCAGAGTTTGGGATATGGTTTTGTAAACTATGTGGATCCAAATGACGCAGACAAGGCTATCAACACACTAAATGGTCTCAAATTGCAGACTAAAACAATCAAG GTATCATATGCCAGGCCAAGTTCAGCCTCCATCCGTGATGCCAACCTTTATGTGAGCGGACTCCCCAAAACCATGAGCCAGAAAGACATGGAGCAGCTGTTCTCCCAGTATGGTCGCATCATCACGTCCCGCATCCTTGTGGACCAAGTTACAG GCATATCACGGGGAGTGGGCTTCATCCGGTTTGACAAGCGAAATGAAGCAGAGGAGGCCATCAAAGGACTGAACGGGCAGAAGCCTTTGGGTGCCGCTGAGCCAATCACAGTCAAGTTTGCCAACAACCCAAGCCAGAAAACAGGCCAGGCCTTACTGACTCAGCTGTACCAAACTGCTGCCCGTCGCTACACGGGACCCCTGCACCACCAGACTCAACGTTTCAG ACTCGACAATTTACTAAACGCCAGCTACGGAGTCAAGAG ATTCTCCCCCATCACCATTGACAGCATGACCAGTCTGGCCGGTGTCAACCTAACCGGTCCCACCGGAGCCGGCTGGTGCATCTTCGTCTACAACCTGTCGCCCGAGGCAGACGAGAGCGTCCTGTGGCAGCTCTTTGGGCCTTTCGGCGCTGTTACCAATGTCAAAGTCATCCGTGACTTCACCACCAACAAATGCAAGGGCTTCGGCTTCGTCACGATGACCAACTACGACGAAGCCGCCATGGCTATCGCCAGTCTAAATGGCTACCGCCTGGGCGATCGCGTGCTGCAGGTTTCCTTCAAAACCAGCAAGCAGCACAAGGCCTGA
- the elavl3 gene encoding ELAV-like protein 3 isoform X7, giving the protein MVTQIISTMETQVSNGPSGTSLPNGPVISTNGSTDDSKTNLIVNYLPQNMTQEEFKSLFGSIGEIESCKLVRDKITGQSLGYGFVNYVDPNDADKAINTLNGLKLQTKTIKVSYARPSSASIRDANLYVSGLPKTMSQKDMEQLFSQYGRIITSRILVDQVTAGISRGVGFIRFDKRNEAEEAIKGLNGQKPLGAAEPITVKFANNPSQKTGQALLTQLYQTAARRYTGPLHHQTQRFSVIPSLGKGPDPNSSSNTIFSPITIDSMTSLAGVNLTGPTGAGWCIFVYNLSPEADESVLWQLFGPFGAVTNVKVIRDFTTNKCKGFGFVTMTNYDEAAMAIASLNGYRLGDRVLQVSFKTSKQHKA; this is encoded by the exons CAGATAATCAGCACCATGGAAACGCAGGTGTCCAACGGTCCAAGCGGAACCAGTCTGCCCAACGGCCCAGTCATCAGCACAAATGGCTCCACAGATGACAGCAAAACCAACTTGATCGTCAACTATCTGCCTCAGAACATGACCCAGGAAGAATTCAAAAGTTTGTTTGGTAGCATTGGAGAGATCGAATCCTGCAAGCTAGTCAGAGATAAGATAACAG GTCAGAGTTTGGGATATGGTTTTGTAAACTATGTGGATCCAAATGACGCAGACAAGGCTATCAACACACTAAATGGTCTCAAATTGCAGACTAAAACAATCAAG GTATCATATGCCAGGCCAAGTTCAGCCTCCATCCGTGATGCCAACCTTTATGTGAGCGGACTCCCCAAAACCATGAGCCAGAAAGACATGGAGCAGCTGTTCTCCCAGTATGGTCGCATCATCACGTCCCGCATCCTTGTGGACCAAGTTACAG CAGGCATATCACGGGGAGTGGGCTTCATCCGGTTTGACAAGCGAAATGAAGCAGAGGAGGCCATCAAAGGACTGAACGGGCAGAAGCCTTTGGGTGCCGCTGAGCCAATCACAGTCAAGTTTGCCAACAACCCAAGCCAGAAAACAGGCCAGGCCTTACTGACTCAGCTGTACCAAACTGCTGCCCGTCGCTACACGGGACCCCTGCACCACCAGACTCAACGTTTCAG TGTGATCCCTTCACTTGGAAAGGGACCAGATCCAAATAGCAGCTCAAACACAAT ATTCTCCCCCATCACCATTGACAGCATGACCAGTCTGGCCGGTGTCAACCTAACCGGTCCCACCGGAGCCGGCTGGTGCATCTTCGTCTACAACCTGTCGCCCGAGGCAGACGAGAGCGTCCTGTGGCAGCTCTTTGGGCCTTTCGGCGCTGTTACCAATGTCAAAGTCATCCGTGACTTCACCACCAACAAATGCAAGGGCTTCGGCTTCGTCACGATGACCAACTACGACGAAGCCGCCATGGCTATCGCCAGTCTAAATGGCTACCGCCTGGGCGATCGCGTGCTGCAGGTTTCCTTCAAAACCAGCAAGCAGCACAAGGCCTGA
- the elavl3 gene encoding ELAV-like protein 3 isoform X3, whose product MVTQIISTMETQVSNGPSGTSLPNGPVISTNGSTDDSKTNLIVNYLPQNMTQEEFKSLFGSIGEIESCKLVRDKITGQSLGYGFVNYVDPNDADKAINTLNGLKLQTKTIKVSYARPSSASIRDANLYVSGLPKTMSQKDMEQLFSQYGRIITSRILVDQVTGISRGVGFIRFDKRNEAEEAIKGLNGQKPLGAAEPITVKFANNPSQKTGQALLTQLYQTAARRYTGPLHHQTQRFSVIPSLGKGPDPNSSSNTILDNLLNASYGVKSSPPLFPRFSPITIDSMTSLAGVNLTGPTGAGWCIFVYNLSPEADESVLWQLFGPFGAVTNVKVIRDFTTNKCKGFGFVTMTNYDEAAMAIASLNGYRLGDRVLQVSFKTSKQHKA is encoded by the exons CAGATAATCAGCACCATGGAAACGCAGGTGTCCAACGGTCCAAGCGGAACCAGTCTGCCCAACGGCCCAGTCATCAGCACAAATGGCTCCACAGATGACAGCAAAACCAACTTGATCGTCAACTATCTGCCTCAGAACATGACCCAGGAAGAATTCAAAAGTTTGTTTGGTAGCATTGGAGAGATCGAATCCTGCAAGCTAGTCAGAGATAAGATAACAG GTCAGAGTTTGGGATATGGTTTTGTAAACTATGTGGATCCAAATGACGCAGACAAGGCTATCAACACACTAAATGGTCTCAAATTGCAGACTAAAACAATCAAG GTATCATATGCCAGGCCAAGTTCAGCCTCCATCCGTGATGCCAACCTTTATGTGAGCGGACTCCCCAAAACCATGAGCCAGAAAGACATGGAGCAGCTGTTCTCCCAGTATGGTCGCATCATCACGTCCCGCATCCTTGTGGACCAAGTTACAG GCATATCACGGGGAGTGGGCTTCATCCGGTTTGACAAGCGAAATGAAGCAGAGGAGGCCATCAAAGGACTGAACGGGCAGAAGCCTTTGGGTGCCGCTGAGCCAATCACAGTCAAGTTTGCCAACAACCCAAGCCAGAAAACAGGCCAGGCCTTACTGACTCAGCTGTACCAAACTGCTGCCCGTCGCTACACGGGACCCCTGCACCACCAGACTCAACGTTTCAG TGTGATCCCTTCACTTGGAAAGGGACCAGATCCAAATAGCAGCTCAAACACAAT ACTCGACAATTTACTAAACGCCAGCTACGGAGTCAAGAG ttctcctcctctctttccCAGATTCTCCCCCATCACCATTGACAGCATGACCAGTCTGGCCGGTGTCAACCTAACCGGTCCCACCGGAGCCGGCTGGTGCATCTTCGTCTACAACCTGTCGCCCGAGGCAGACGAGAGCGTCCTGTGGCAGCTCTTTGGGCCTTTCGGCGCTGTTACCAATGTCAAAGTCATCCGTGACTTCACCACCAACAAATGCAAGGGCTTCGGCTTCGTCACGATGACCAACTACGACGAAGCCGCCATGGCTATCGCCAGTCTAAATGGCTACCGCCTGGGCGATCGCGTGCTGCAGGTTTCCTTCAAAACCAGCAAGCAGCACAAGGCCTGA
- the elavl3 gene encoding ELAV-like protein 3 isoform X8, producing MVTQIISTMETQVSNGPSGTSLPNGPVISTNGSTDDSKTNLIVNYLPQNMTQEEFKSLFGSIGEIESCKLVRDKITGQSLGYGFVNYVDPNDADKAINTLNGLKLQTKTIKVSYARPSSASIRDANLYVSGLPKTMSQKDMEQLFSQYGRIITSRILVDQVTAGISRGVGFIRFDKRNEAEEAIKGLNGQKPLGAAEPITVKFANNPSQKTGQALLTQLYQTAARRYTGPLHHQTQRFRLDNLLNASYGVKRFSPITIDSMTSLAGVNLTGPTGAGWCIFVYNLSPEADESVLWQLFGPFGAVTNVKVIRDFTTNKCKGFGFVTMTNYDEAAMAIASLNGYRLGDRVLQVSFKTSKQHKA from the exons CAGATAATCAGCACCATGGAAACGCAGGTGTCCAACGGTCCAAGCGGAACCAGTCTGCCCAACGGCCCAGTCATCAGCACAAATGGCTCCACAGATGACAGCAAAACCAACTTGATCGTCAACTATCTGCCTCAGAACATGACCCAGGAAGAATTCAAAAGTTTGTTTGGTAGCATTGGAGAGATCGAATCCTGCAAGCTAGTCAGAGATAAGATAACAG GTCAGAGTTTGGGATATGGTTTTGTAAACTATGTGGATCCAAATGACGCAGACAAGGCTATCAACACACTAAATGGTCTCAAATTGCAGACTAAAACAATCAAG GTATCATATGCCAGGCCAAGTTCAGCCTCCATCCGTGATGCCAACCTTTATGTGAGCGGACTCCCCAAAACCATGAGCCAGAAAGACATGGAGCAGCTGTTCTCCCAGTATGGTCGCATCATCACGTCCCGCATCCTTGTGGACCAAGTTACAG CAGGCATATCACGGGGAGTGGGCTTCATCCGGTTTGACAAGCGAAATGAAGCAGAGGAGGCCATCAAAGGACTGAACGGGCAGAAGCCTTTGGGTGCCGCTGAGCCAATCACAGTCAAGTTTGCCAACAACCCAAGCCAGAAAACAGGCCAGGCCTTACTGACTCAGCTGTACCAAACTGCTGCCCGTCGCTACACGGGACCCCTGCACCACCAGACTCAACGTTTCAG ACTCGACAATTTACTAAACGCCAGCTACGGAGTCAAGAG ATTCTCCCCCATCACCATTGACAGCATGACCAGTCTGGCCGGTGTCAACCTAACCGGTCCCACCGGAGCCGGCTGGTGCATCTTCGTCTACAACCTGTCGCCCGAGGCAGACGAGAGCGTCCTGTGGCAGCTCTTTGGGCCTTTCGGCGCTGTTACCAATGTCAAAGTCATCCGTGACTTCACCACCAACAAATGCAAGGGCTTCGGCTTCGTCACGATGACCAACTACGACGAAGCCGCCATGGCTATCGCCAGTCTAAATGGCTACCGCCTGGGCGATCGCGTGCTGCAGGTTTCCTTCAAAACCAGCAAGCAGCACAAGGCCTGA